A region from the Treponema pallidum subsp. pallidum str. Nichols genome encodes:
- a CDS encoding S1C family serine protease, translating into MVRIHHGSEVGLVRNKVRVLAVVAALAAACAVGFFLGRWFDFSARSSVLEAADSLSVSSSEAASFSTVVAEGDPYTVDERQNIAVYRSANEAVVNITTEMVGVNWFLEPVPLEGGSGSGAIIDARGYVLTNTHVIEGASKIYLSLHDGSQYKATVVGVDRENDLAVLKFVSPPGARLTVIRFGSSRNLDVGQKVLAIGNPFGLARTLTVGVVSALARPIQNKGSIIRNMIQTDAAINPGNSGGPLLDTQGRMIGINTVIYSTSGSSSGVGFAVPVDTAKRIVSELIRYGRVRRGKIDAELVQVNASIAHYAQLTVGKGLLVSQVKRGSPAAQAGLRGGTTAVRYGLGRRAAVIYLGGDVITAIDNQPVANLSDYYSVLEDKKPDDEVRVTVLRGRRQHVVAVRLTERSDE; encoded by the coding sequence ATGGTTCGAATCCATCATGGCTCAGAGGTGGGATTGGTGCGCAACAAGGTGCGAGTTCTTGCGGTGGTCGCAGCGCTTGCGGCTGCGTGCGCGGTGGGCTTCTTTCTAGGAAGGTGGTTCGACTTCTCTGCTAGGTCCTCGGTGCTCGAAGCAGCTGATTCCCTCTCCGTTTCTTCTTCGGAAGCGGCCAGCTTTTCCACGGTTGTTGCAGAGGGGGACCCGTACACCGTCGACGAGCGGCAGAACATCGCCGTTTACCGCAGTGCCAACGAGGCCGTTGTCAACATTACCACTGAGATGGTAGGGGTTAATTGGTTCTTAGAGCCCGTGCCTCTCGAAGGTGGCTCTGGGTCTGGCGCTATCATTGACGCCCGCGGGTACGTGCTCACCAATACGCACGTCATCGAGGGTGCGTCTAAAATTTATCTCTCGCTACACGACGGCAGCCAGTACAAGGCAACTGTCGTGGGTGTAGACAGGGAGAATGATCTTGCGGTGCTTAAGTTTGTTTCTCCTCCTGGAGCACGCTTGACAGTTATCCGCTTCGGTTCTTCGCGCAACTTGGATGTCGGACAAAAGGTGCTTGCCATCGGGAATCCCTTTGGACTAGCGCGTACTCTTACCGTCGGGGTTGTTTCTGCTCTCGCGCGTCCCATTCAAAATAAGGGCAGTATCATCAGAAATATGATTCAGACGGACGCGGCGATCAATCCTGGGAATTCTGGTGGTCCGCTTCTGGATACCCAGGGGCGCATGATAGGCATTAATACCGTTATTTACTCTACATCTGGAAGTTCTTCTGGTGTTGGCTTTGCGGTGCCAGTAGATACCGCAAAGCGCATAGTGTCCGAGCTAATTCGCTACGGCCGTGTGCGTCGCGGCAAAATCGATGCCGAACTCGTGCAAGTCAACGCATCTATTGCTCACTACGCGCAGCTTACAGTAGGCAAGGGATTGCTGGTATCACAGGTCAAGCGGGGAAGCCCCGCTGCACAGGCAGGACTGCGCGGTGGCACGACGGCCGTACGCTATGGACTGGGACGGAGAGCAGCGGTTATCTACTTGGGGGGAGACGTCATTACCGCCATCGACAACCAGCCTGTAGCGAATCTGAGCGATTATTACTCGGTGTTGGAGGATAAGAAGCCTGACGACGAAGTTCGCGTTACAGTACTCCGCGGCAGACGGCAGCATGTGGTAGCCGTGCGGCTCACAGAACGCTCAGATGAGTAG